A part of Candidatus Moraniibacteriota bacterium genomic DNA contains:
- a CDS encoding ribonuclease HII encodes MLDNMKKKISLMFPTFEYEQSVAVQDRIAVGVDEAGRGPLAGPVVAAAAWYRLTPLVFPVGEDRYTRLIRDSKTLSEDQREEVYQWIIDHFEIGVGIVDARTIDRVNILQATFLAMREAIAVLAGKRATKEKQETKTMHMLVDGNREIPELTFPQEAMVKGDARSVSIAAASIVAKVTRDRMMHKYDSEYLEYGFARHKGYGTAAHVEAIRRLGPCPIHRHSFAPVAELSREFARNKES; translated from the coding sequence ATGCTAGATAATATGAAGAAAAAGATATCTCTCATGTTTCCGACATTCGAATATGAACAATCGGTGGCAGTACAGGATCGAATCGCAGTCGGGGTGGATGAGGCGGGGAGGGGACCCTTGGCTGGGCCAGTTGTCGCGGCGGCGGCATGGTATCGATTGACTCCGCTTGTGTTTCCTGTAGGAGAAGACCGATATACTCGACTCATCCGTGATTCAAAAACACTCTCGGAGGATCAGCGCGAGGAAGTGTATCAGTGGATAATTGATCATTTCGAAATCGGTGTCGGCATTGTTGATGCTCGGACTATTGATCGGGTGAATATTCTTCAGGCGACATTTCTCGCCATGCGAGAGGCGATTGCAGTGCTCGCTGGAAAGCGTGCAACAAAAGAAAAACAAGAAACAAAAACAATGCACATGCTTGTTGATGGCAATCGAGAGATTCCAGAACTCACTTTTCCTCAGGAGGCGATGGTAAAAGGGGATGCTCGGTCGGTTTCTATTGCGGCAGCGTCTATTGTTGCCAAGGTGACTCGCGACCGAATGATGCATAAGTACGATAGTGAGTATCTCGAGTATGGATTTGCACGACACAAGGGCTATGGGACAGCGGCGCACGTCGAGGCGATTCGACGGCTTGGTCCCTGCCCGATTCACAGGCATTCTTTTGCTCCCGTCGCTGAGTTGTCTCGGGAATTTGCCAGAAATAAAGAAAGCTGA
- the rpmF gene encoding 50S ribosomal protein L32, with product MSVPKQRHSKARQARGRVRYVKSVKNGVLCLKCGSSILAHRVCPKCGFYKDREYVNTMKQVETPAKKEKK from the coding sequence ATGTCAGTACCGAAACAGAGGCATTCCAAGGCGCGACAGGCGCGCGGACGTGTCCGCTATGTGAAGTCAGTCAAGAACGGTGTTCTGTGCCTGAAATGTGGATCGAGTATTTTGGCACATCGCGTGTGTCCAAAATGCGGTTTCTACAAGGATCGGGAGTATGTGAATACCATGAAGCAGGTGGAAACACCAGCAAAGAAAGAGAAGAAATAG
- the nusB gene encoding transcription antitermination factor NusB — protein MANRHLQRSVAMQALFEWDFRKSGDAEMADIARRNLEEFAPGLEDASFTRVLVEGTLAHRKVIDQLIEKCAPEWPLDQVTVIDRNVLRLGIFELLYGNYDEVPPKVAINEAIELSKTFGSDSSPRFINGVLGTIYREMGEPMKDDSSEKRRAALKLKELEERPGDMKTEPIDSDD, from the coding sequence ATGGCGAATCGGCACCTTCAACGATCGGTGGCAATGCAAGCGCTTTTTGAGTGGGATTTCCGAAAGAGCGGCGATGCGGAGATGGCTGACATTGCACGTCGAAATCTCGAAGAATTCGCTCCGGGACTCGAGGACGCCTCGTTTACGCGCGTCCTCGTCGAGGGGACACTCGCGCATCGCAAGGTTATCGATCAGCTTATTGAGAAGTGTGCGCCCGAGTGGCCACTTGACCAGGTGACGGTTATCGATCGCAATGTATTGCGGCTCGGTATTTTTGAGTTGCTCTATGGCAACTACGATGAAGTGCCCCCAAAGGTGGCGATTAATGAAGCCATCGAGCTTTCCAAGACCTTTGGCAGTGACAGTTCTCCGCGGTTTATCAATGGCGTCTTGGGGACGATTTATCGTGAGATGGGTGAGCCAATGAAAGACGACTCGAGCGAGAAGCGTCGCGCCGCACTGAAACTGAAGGAGCTCGAAGAACGCCCGGGAGATATGAAGACGGAGCCAATTGATTCGGATGATTAA
- the rnc gene encoding ribonuclease III, with translation MKEFESKEVSRVLGVEFRNTEYLQTAFTHRSYINEHRNYPFDHNERLEFLGDAVLELIVTEYLFHHYPNPEGELTSWRAALVNGEMLARVGAEIGIEPFLIMSRGESKDTGRSRQYLIANAMEAIIGALYLDQGYDASKDFILRVIVSHLPEVFEQKLYADPKSDFQEQAQTRLGMTPSYRVLSESGPDHDKCFTAGAYVGDDLVAEGTGNSKQEAQREAAKNALKKKGW, from the coding sequence ATGAAAGAATTTGAGAGTAAAGAAGTCTCTCGTGTATTGGGTGTGGAATTTCGCAATACAGAGTACCTTCAGACCGCTTTTACGCACCGTTCGTATATCAATGAGCATCGGAATTATCCATTCGATCACAATGAACGGCTGGAATTTCTGGGTGACGCTGTTTTGGAGCTCATCGTGACGGAGTATCTCTTTCATCACTATCCCAATCCCGAAGGAGAGCTCACCAGCTGGCGAGCCGCCTTGGTAAACGGTGAAATGCTCGCACGCGTGGGCGCCGAGATTGGTATAGAGCCTTTCCTTATAATGAGCCGGGGCGAGTCGAAGGATACGGGACGATCGCGTCAGTATTTGATTGCCAATGCTATGGAGGCTATTATCGGCGCACTGTATCTCGACCAGGGGTATGACGCCTCGAAGGATTTCATTCTTCGTGTCATTGTAAGTCATTTGCCGGAAGTTTTTGAACAGAAGCTCTATGCCGATCCAAAGAGCGATTTTCAGGAACAGGCGCAGACGCGTCTCGGCATGACGCCTTCCTATCGCGTGCTTTCCGAGTCTGGTCCCGATCATGACAAGTGCTTCACTGCCGGTGCCTATGTGGGCGACGACCTGGTCGCCGAAGGAACGGGAAATTCAAAGCAGGAAGCTCAGCGTGAAGCCGCCAAAAACGCGCTCAAGAAGAAAGGCTGGTAG
- the hisS gene encoding histidine--tRNA ligase, with amino-acid sequence MNVVAPRSISGFPEWLPEVKILENRLLNIIRKHYESFGFVPIETPAVELREVLTAKGGNEKEIYTLGRLRDAGTGDDTKDLALHFDLTVPLARYVAQYQRELVFPFRRYQIQKVWRGERPQSGRFREFYQCDIDVIGDETLNLLTDAEMPAVIYQIFSEMGVGPFMIRINNRKIVQGLLSWIGVVEEDFTAVMHILDDLEKLGIDRCIASLKELGISEELARKVLTLVGRKFTASSALRELESLGCSESLYLEGVQELNTVLEGVLALGVPEESFCADLSIVRGLDYYTGTVYETILLDHPNVGSVCSGGRYENLASYFTSRKLPGVGISIGLSRLLSRLLQEKVLTAQPCSPAPVLVTSMDGQRMKDYMEMAAELRLTGIGAETYLEFKKMGAQLGYASKKGFRVAIIAGSEEFESDTVVVKNLGTGVQTSVSRAELVQEVSCVLGNKT; translated from the coding sequence GTGAATGTAGTCGCTCCGAGATCGATTAGTGGATTTCCCGAGTGGCTTCCCGAGGTGAAGATTCTGGAAAACCGTCTCTTGAATATCATCCGAAAGCACTATGAGTCTTTCGGTTTTGTTCCGATAGAGACTCCAGCTGTTGAGTTGCGTGAAGTATTGACAGCAAAGGGCGGGAATGAAAAGGAAATCTACACTCTCGGTCGCTTGCGAGACGCCGGAACGGGTGATGACACCAAAGATTTGGCGCTTCACTTCGATCTCACAGTTCCTCTCGCGCGCTATGTCGCCCAGTACCAGCGAGAGCTTGTTTTCCCATTCCGCCGCTACCAGATTCAAAAGGTCTGGCGAGGCGAACGTCCTCAATCCGGAAGGTTCCGGGAATTTTACCAGTGCGATATCGATGTCATCGGTGATGAGACACTGAACCTCCTCACTGACGCGGAAATGCCGGCAGTGATATACCAGATATTTTCCGAGATGGGCGTCGGTCCGTTCATGATCAGGATCAACAATCGGAAGATAGTCCAAGGATTGCTTTCATGGATCGGTGTGGTAGAGGAAGACTTCACTGCTGTCATGCACATTCTGGACGATCTCGAAAAATTGGGCATCGATCGTTGTATCGCGAGTCTGAAGGAGCTGGGTATCTCGGAAGAGCTGGCACGAAAGGTGCTCACGCTTGTCGGGCGAAAGTTCACTGCGAGTTCGGCTTTGCGAGAGCTTGAAAGTCTTGGATGTTCTGAGTCTCTCTATCTTGAGGGTGTTCAGGAACTCAACACTGTCCTCGAAGGGGTGCTGGCGCTTGGTGTTCCGGAAGAATCTTTCTGTGCTGATCTCTCGATTGTCCGCGGTTTGGACTACTACACGGGAACGGTCTATGAGACGATTCTTCTCGATCATCCGAATGTGGGAAGCGTATGCTCTGGCGGACGGTATGAGAATTTGGCAAGCTACTTCACCAGCCGAAAGTTGCCAGGTGTCGGTATTTCCATCGGACTCTCTCGACTGCTCTCACGGCTTCTTCAGGAAAAGGTGCTCACTGCACAGCCTTGTTCTCCTGCTCCGGTTCTCGTGACGAGTATGGATGGACAGAGAATGAAGGACTACATGGAGATGGCGGCGGAACTTCGATTGACGGGTATTGGGGCGGAAACGTACCTTGAGTTCAAGAAAATGGGCGCACAGCTTGGGTATGCCTCAAAGAAGGGGTTTCGAGTCGCGATTATTGCTGGGAGTGAGGAATTTGAGAGCGACACCGTCGTCGTGAAGAATCTTGGCACTGGTGTGCAGACATCGGTTTCCCGAGCGGAGCTTGTTCAAGAAGTTTCTTGCGTTCTTGGAAACAAGACGTAA
- a CDS encoding AAA family ATPase — protein sequence MNKKVAVCVFGVNGVGKSALLEALLEMHPSMIVVRGSTVLKETLSVASYEALESTPATVKKRAIIEGIAAVIESTTSLVTIVDTHLVVPIRMSGELAIEDMWDDAMLQLFRGFVYVNAHPSVIAERRRMNGERLLRIMNAVPQLCAEDLQLNAVRWDELSAKMANKMVVMNDQSVLVGARKILRFIQNLL from the coding sequence GTGAACAAGAAGGTTGCCGTTTGTGTTTTTGGTGTAAATGGAGTTGGTAAATCCGCTCTCTTGGAAGCGTTATTGGAAATGCACCCGAGCATGATCGTGGTGCGAGGGAGTACAGTTTTGAAAGAAACATTGAGCGTAGCTTCGTACGAAGCACTCGAATCAACACCCGCCACTGTAAAAAAGCGAGCGATTATCGAGGGCATAGCCGCCGTCATCGAAAGCACTACCAGTCTTGTTACAATTGTGGACACACATTTGGTAGTGCCGATTCGTATGTCTGGAGAACTAGCGATTGAGGATATGTGGGATGATGCGATGCTCCAGCTCTTTCGCGGGTTTGTGTACGTTAACGCCCATCCGTCAGTGATTGCCGAGCGACGACGAATGAATGGCGAGCGACTCTTGCGCATTATGAATGCTGTCCCGCAACTCTGCGCTGAGGATCTTCAGCTCAATGCTGTACGGTGGGACGAACTGTCTGCCAAAATGGCAAACAAGATGGTGGTGATGAACGATCAGTCAGTTCTGGTGGGTGCACGGAAAATCCTTCGCTTTATCCAGAATCTGCTGTGA
- a CDS encoding methyltransferase domain-containing protein has translation MKLYCISENQKKLNQYRELQKTVPAHLFEIVPKSAETKEIQSVNGEEVILEKMAEIRKTTMMPFIVDDVSLTVGSDTYPGALIKHLLKNSTLATLPQFLPTNTSVTVTCFIGYFDGFDCHVFRGEVRGTTRYEHLDSNTPLTLDVLVQINRASLGALGVEENHRGKAFAKLVKHIEEVEKNREKHNAHVASRWDGRAENWQSIREDETSYVNHENGYDRFDTEVRRILPLVSGSALDIGCGDGAVTRLIAENSTISDILGMDISPEMVRVATEKTTDARVRFESGIFSGEKERYGLITSRGVVLSHMHRSDILPTLSVMAESLTPDGYLVFDYISNISNNDDAGRMQKNQLEREWLRDILAELGLVTVSYSGSDTHRVSVLVFHKPTARSLYFATSSATKVLELQSKCTEHTLHLANVDITEIKHDDIIEIAKDKARKSYSILKHPVIVTDGGIFINALNGFPGANSKQAATCLGPEKILALLDGEDDRTALRRNCMVFYDGKEYKVCIAEVPLCISKILTESEYHAYPLDTILVPVHAQNSQKLTYKQMPVHERVLFTELPFFEKFIATL, from the coding sequence ATGAAGCTGTACTGTATTTCGGAAAATCAGAAAAAGTTGAATCAATATCGGGAACTGCAGAAAACCGTGCCCGCTCATCTTTTTGAAATTGTTCCAAAATCGGCGGAGACGAAAGAAATACAGTCGGTAAACGGAGAGGAAGTGATACTTGAAAAAATGGCGGAGATACGGAAAACGACCATGATGCCCTTCATCGTGGACGATGTCTCTCTCACGGTGGGGTCGGATACGTATCCCGGAGCGCTGATCAAGCATCTTCTCAAAAACAGCACGCTCGCAACACTGCCTCAATTTTTGCCGACCAACACTTCCGTGACCGTAACATGCTTTATCGGATATTTTGACGGCTTTGACTGCCATGTGTTTCGCGGGGAAGTGCGCGGTACGACGCGCTATGAGCATCTTGACTCGAATACTCCGCTCACGCTTGATGTGTTGGTGCAAATCAATCGTGCTTCACTCGGTGCGCTTGGCGTGGAAGAAAATCATCGAGGAAAGGCTTTTGCAAAACTCGTGAAACATATTGAAGAGGTAGAGAAAAATCGAGAAAAACACAATGCTCATGTCGCCAGTCGTTGGGACGGACGAGCTGAAAACTGGCAATCAATACGCGAGGATGAAACTTCATATGTGAATCACGAAAATGGGTATGATCGTTTCGATACCGAGGTACGGCGCATATTGCCGCTTGTGTCGGGATCAGCTTTGGATATTGGTTGCGGGGATGGCGCAGTAACGAGATTGATTGCTGAAAATAGCACCATCTCCGATATTCTCGGCATGGATATTAGTCCTGAAATGGTTCGCGTTGCGACAGAAAAAACAACTGATGCGCGTGTTCGTTTTGAGAGTGGTATTTTTTCGGGCGAAAAGGAGAGATATGGACTGATCACTTCGCGCGGAGTCGTGCTGTCACACATGCACAGGAGCGATATATTGCCGACACTTTCAGTGATGGCGGAATCTCTCACTCCGGACGGCTATCTCGTTTTTGACTATATCAGCAACATTTCCAATAACGATGATGCAGGGAGAATGCAGAAAAATCAACTGGAGAGAGAGTGGCTTAGAGACATTCTCGCGGAACTCGGTTTGGTCACTGTGTCATACAGCGGATCCGATACTCACCGAGTGAGTGTTCTGGTTTTTCACAAACCAACAGCCCGATCTTTATATTTTGCCACGAGTAGTGCCACGAAGGTGTTGGAATTGCAAAGCAAATGCACAGAGCATACGCTTCATTTGGCGAATGTCGATATTACCGAAATAAAACACGATGATATTATTGAGATTGCAAAAGATAAAGCGAGAAAGAGTTATAGCATTCTCAAACACCCTGTTATCGTTACCGATGGAGGGATATTTATCAATGCTCTGAATGGTTTTCCGGGAGCGAACTCCAAACAAGCAGCTACATGTCTTGGTCCTGAAAAAATACTCGCTCTTTTGGATGGCGAGGATGACAGAACGGCTCTGCGTCGAAACTGTATGGTGTTTTATGATGGTAAAGAGTATAAGGTTTGTATCGCCGAGGTACCGCTTTGTATTAGCAAAATTTTGACCGAAAGCGAATATCACGCGTATCCTTTAGACACTATTCTTGTGCCGGTGCACGCCCAAAATTCTCAAAAACTGACCTACAAACAAATGCCGGTACATGAACGAGTGCTGTTTACGGAATTGCCGTTTTTTGAAAAATTTATTGCCACCTTGTAG
- a CDS encoding helix-turn-helix domain-containing protein, translated as MNHDTEALFGAILKLKHVDEAKKFFRDLLTEKEIEEFGQRWKVARMLAEGTIYTTISKETGMSSTTIARIHKWLKKGEGGYRLVLERLKENR; from the coding sequence ATGAACCACGATACGGAAGCCCTCTTCGGGGCTATTCTCAAGTTGAAACATGTAGATGAAGCGAAAAAGTTTTTTAGGGACCTGCTCACTGAAAAAGAAATTGAGGAGTTTGGTCAAAGATGGAAAGTGGCGCGAATGTTGGCGGAGGGAACGATCTATACCACCATCTCAAAAGAAACGGGAATGAGCTCTACCACTATTGCCAGAATTCATAAGTGGCTCAAAAAGGGCGAGGGCGGATATAGGCTCGTTTTGGAGAGGCTAAAAGAGAATCGCTAG